The DNA sequence aaaaaatatatatattctaagtAGTCGCACGGTAGAGGTGCGACTTACAGCCGATGTTCGGGGTTTGCGTTGGCCAAGCCGTTGGGGAATTTTGGAGTTGGAACAATCCGATAGaattaagggggaaaaaaatgaggATGGGTTTCCATAAAATatcaaccaaaataaaaaaaaataaaaaaaagaaagaacaataaTCCGAAAACAATGCAAGATTATTGTCTACGGTTTGGTTGCGAGAAACCAATAGAGCAAGATCCTTGGCCTCCTTCGTCTGgctttttcaacttttaaacGTTTGAAGGACATACAATTTTGGGAAAACATTAGTAAATTATGTCAGACCTGGTAGATAGGTTAGaccccttttttaattttttttttttggtaattattattgttattattattattattatagtatgCAAGATGCCTGTAAACATTGTCCGTTGGCGATTATCAGCGAATCTCGTCAATTCCCAAGTAAATTCCTTCCCACTTGGCTAATTACACGGTTTGACATCGAACCAACTAGTAGTCGTACAGTCCAAAACTCCACATGCATCTCTGGTTTTCTAATTTGTTGCATGTCCGAGTAAGATAACAATAACATtatttttcactctttttttcttttcttttttaattttgctggaaaacattttttttttttcacccgtgaaattattttatgatctaCTAACATTTTATCAAAGTCGGTGAGGAGGACATTAGTAAAAGAAAACCTTTAAATTCAAATTGCGTAGAGTATGAGGTAGAATGCAAATCCTTTGAAAATTTAAAGGTTATCAGTGTAAAAAAACCCTTTAACTTATGAACACAACATACTGAgacaacttttattttaaagaataatttcTCTGCCAACAATACTAAATATTCCTACAGTAGCAAATCAATTCAGACAACCATGTTTTTTTTTCGTTGAAAAGAAGCTTTCATGCCATCTgtgatttcctttttttatttttaacaccacataaatcttcaatatcttaaatattacaacaaaatcaaaaaaatccataaaaacatATTTGGTTTATGAAATAAGCCGAATAGAATTCTTATTtggtatataaaataaacatatcaATAGAATTTCTAtttcatagattttattttattttttatatttgataagtttttgaatttgacaataaataTGCTTTCATTTAATGGaatatcaatttctttttaaaatatcaaaatttatattcttatgttttaatatggataaattttaaaatatctttatcacatttagatttaaattgattatcatatattaaaaatatataaataaatataatttttaatttctaattaatttttatcaaatttgaaaatgtttgaaaaaataaaatatttataaaggcTAATTCTTGATTTTAAatcaacatttttattaaacaaacaaataagaaTTATCAATTGTTTTTTCTATGAGTAGCTATTTATATTAGCAaaggaataattattttatataccaAATATAGCCTTAGAGCATGTactactttttaaaaaagaatatttgataATACTTCTTGGCCTTGTTGCATATAAATCATAAtcttatatagatattatattatcagacaaaacaaatacatatatacatatatatatataatgaaattaaaataaaatttattttatttattttaataaaataaaatttatttataacaattattagatcatattaaatattaaatttaaaatttttaaaaataattaaatataaatttatgagatattaaaattttataccgattaataaatataattttaaattttaaatattaattaaattaaaaattaaaaaaatattcattttaaaattgttttttttttatatataaatcgtTTCGAAAAGAATATTTTGTCTAAATCCTTTTtaaatttacattaattttaatttaatattttaaattataattgatatttttacaaatgtcagcttttgtttatttatttattattttatttataaaaatatcaattataatttaaaaaattaaattaaaattaatgtaaatttgAAAAGTGTAAATTGTGTTAGGAGAGCGGAAGCGGCTCCCAAACTCTTCACAGTAATTTACCATTCGAGGCTTCAGTTCAGGCCATCTGCTTCTTTTCGTGAACATCACCAGAGGTggtcttttaaaattaacaGACTTAAGTTGGGTGGGGAAAGTCAAATAATGTGGCTGTACTTGATTGTACTGTCTTGTCTTTTTCTGCCTTGACTGACTTGACTTGCTTCTATCTCGTCACTCCTTCTCACCCATTACCACGCTGACATTTTGCATAATCTTGACTATATTCCGTCAGATTGTGCCACGCGTCTTCATTAATTATGTCAGTaggagggagggagggagatCGGTTCGTCAGTGAGGTTGTTGACCAAAACGGGTGGCTTTTCGGTGCACCTGCGGGGACCACACGAGGTGACCTGTTCTGACTTTGTATCAGTCCTCTTTTGCCTCAGCCTTACGTTTGCATCCCCTCATATTTCttcttgtttattattattattattttccgtAAAAAGAGAATGTAAGGCCCTTCACAGCTCACAACTCTTTTATATTACGTCGACCAAAAAGACGATATTCTTTATATTATATTCCAACATTCCTGTCTTAATttgttattctgtaattttcTTTATACAACTTCGCTtatgaattatttaaattaggatttttcataaaatttaaacattatCAACGCTGTCACAGGGAGCAATTTTGGGAGAAAGGAgggcttttattttcttacctCTCTGATTTGCTATTGTGCAAGAAAATCAGCTAACGAAATCATGTGCCTCCAAAAATAAGTTTAAAGAAatcatttggatttttttttttttttttcatttggattATTTGAATCTGGAACGGCAATGTCACAGGCGTTAATTCTGAGGGTGATTTCCTATATATGAAGATTAGGTAGTTTTTGAGGACGTAACTATCTATAAAAGAattccagtttttttttttttttttaattataaaaacttaaaataaataatactactattattattattattattattattattattattattattattttggaagaaGGGTAgggaagaaacaaagaaaacagatctttaagaaaaaaagaaaaaaaaataaagggtaaTTTTAcacttattaaatttattaacgaAAATTTTAATCACTGATTGCTGTCATTAtttcattagtttttattttttataattatagaatattattaatttatatctaATAATAAATGACCATCAtatcttatttaatttaaaattttaataaatttttaatctcTGTaacattattgataaataaaacataaaccaagtaaaacataaaacaaaCCACCAAAACTCCTCCTTAGTTTCCGGACTCCATGGATTCTTACCCTGtatccatataatttttttgtttttttttgttttggtaatacGCTATATCCATATATTAGACATGTTTTCTGCCccaaaaataaacttaaaataataaaataatgataagagACATGTTTTATATAACAGTTGCTTTCACCTCTTTACAAGAACGGTTTGGTTGcctcttcaaaaaaaaaaaagttaaaaaaagaacGGTTTGGTTGTCTCTCCTCTTTAAATCCACCAACGTCCATTTAGGGTTCAAAGTCTTGGGCCCAGTCAAATTGGGCTTACAATGGTTTGGTCATGTCTTGACTTTTAGGttgtgtatttttattattattattatttttttttataagaaaacatCAAGATATTGCATTAAGCAGAAACAAAACCATTACAACATTCTTCATCCAGTAGAGATGACAAACAAGCATCCAGTATAGAACACAACCAAGCAGGGCTATCCTACAACAAGACTTCATACATTGATAGGGAACGTCAAGCCAGCATACGTGCTGCTCTATTACGCTGGCTATGAATTTCTTGAAAAAGTTGGGTTGGAAGATGTGAATGTTTTAATATCTTGGAGTTgacttatttttgtattttcgtGCTTAGAATATTTCTCTCAAATAGtatttgaaagtttttttttttttttaatttatttatttattttggtttctttAGATGGAGGAAGGATTAGATGAGACACTCAGGGGAATAACCAGGCGGAGTCGGCTTAGGCGCCCCAAGCATTGTGgatgagatttattttattttattttatttacacatatttatgcatatatattttatgccccaTATTTAAGTCTACTTTGCATGTGCATGCACTATATTTGTTGAATCATATTTGAACTTTGGCTTGGAAATGGTATCCTTAAAACTAAGTTTTGACTACCATGACATATATGACATCTATGATGGAAACTTAAACCTTTCTATGTTTTATTAAACCTTAGAGATTTGATATTCTATGAGGATCTATTAGTTtgcaaaatatatgaatttatctttattttgtcTATGATAGATACTTCAAGAGAGCTATGAAAAAATCCTTTTATTTCAATGACAAAAAGCGTATATTTGGACATTTAAGAATTTTGATCTTATTTATAATTCACATATTATAGATGATTCTACTACTATTGCATAAATTGCTTATCATGAAATTCTTTGTTGGAAGATTTTGTAGCATAAATTGCTTATCATGAAATTCTTTGTTGGAAGATTTTGTACAATGAGCACgttcataaaattttaatttaattttatggcACCTATTATTATCCCTCTTCCCAGATGTATACCTATACGTTGATGAGCTTGAGTTATTGTTATGATGATTGATGAGATTACTAATGACATGTGAATgacaattattttatgattattgatatTGAGCATGCTATATTGTTTTTCCCGTGCGATGTGGCCAGCTTTACAGTTATTCCTCCTACTTGAGCCTGGAGATATCTGGGCTAAATAGTTGAAATGTTGACGATGATGACTATTCTTTTGTACCTGCCCCATATGTAAGAGTATTTTAGATGTGCTAGTAGCTTGTACGTGCCCTGCATGTAACCCTACTTACATGTGCTAGTAGCATATACTTCAGAATTAAATCATGAtgtcataaatataaataaattttcttggtttaccttttttttttttttttctttttcttttttatatttaagttaaGAATTTTCGATGATAGTAGCTTGTACTTTGATATTAAGTCACGATGCCATATATGTAAAGAAAATTTTCTGTTTTACTCTTTTCAATATGTTTGGGTTTAAAAATTTCCAAGAATTGTGTCAGTTGAAATTATATTGATTCATTTACcactcatatttatatttgctTCTACGAAGTATAATTTACATATAGgtatatgaatataaaaatgcctatttattaagaaattgggtattaaaACTCTACTCACTGAGTATTATATACTCaccccttattttttttttttcttcgagaCGACTCGAGTTCCAACTACTGTTTTTTCCATCGAATGCACCGTAAGAAGTTGGCCTTAGGTAGCAGTCCTCTTTCGTGGAGTTATGTTTGGGGTTTGCTTggtcatttaatttaattcaagtcTTGTACTTTGTTTATTTTCGAATTTGGTTTGAAGTGGTCCTTAAACTATTTGTATGTTGAACTTGTTTGTGGTTGGTGGAGTCGAACTTTATGTTGCAGTTGAGGTGGAGTTGAGATTTTGATGTGATATTGCTGTGGTATATTCTGTAGGGTTTTACATGTGTATTTTGGGGTCTTGAGGAAAACAGATGAGAATCTACCAAATTTTCCGGAGAGTTGGCACTATTGAGTCTTGGATTAGTGTGGTATGTAACTGCTAAAGTGAGTGGTAACCATTGTCACCAAGGATAATGAGTTGAATCCTGCGTGGCATGGCCCATAATGGTAACACGAAGGCTTCACTAATTAGAATCCAAAGCATGATGAAGCATGATATGATTAAATTCATCGTAAATaaacctttatttatttatttattttataagatgtaaataattaaaaataaacctttGTTTTTGCTGTTGGTAAGATGTAAATAATTAATCCCGGACCAAGTAGGGCAACAAAACGTCGTCAATCCAAAGACTAGGAACCACCTACAAGCACCAAGTACATATTTCTTTAACCAAatgaaataaactaaaataagacCGATTGCTGGATCGTTTAAAACTAGAATAGAATATGGTCATACGACTCAAATTGCTCGTATTAGCTTCAAACGAAACGTTTCATTTCACGGATTATGCAAATGAGAGTACACATGTCCATCATACATCTACATGCCAACCAGATCACATCCTAGGTAAATGTTACTAGTTATTTCCAGATGATTCAGTAATTAGAATACTAAATTCACCAATATCTTTTCAAACGTTCACTGCATGAATTTCTATTAATTTCTAAAGACCTAACATCGTATGTAGAGCGCTTATTAATTTCCTTTCCATATTGCATTCCAAAGTATTTCTTTACTAATAAACAATTTGGTGATTCAAATCTAACATTCTATAATTGTGAAACACCTAGGTGATGCCAACTCCAACAAGTTAAATAAGACTGTTAGGTTCATAGTAGGCTTAGTTGTCAAAGCACCAATATAACCCCCTCATAATGTACTAGAGAATTTGCTTTTGAATGAAGACTTATGTCCGGTAAATATTAATACTCAATGAGTTCTCCACCAATATAACCGATTAACACTTCATTAAAAGCAACAATATTGAAATACATCTTTCACTAACATAACCCTATCACCTTGTGCCTTCTGGTACCTATCATGGGAGAACCTCTCTGTGAGCTTTAAATGAGAGAATCACGTTCCATATCAAAGCAACAAAATTAGCCGCAAGGACCTGCAATTGATAGCACAGATGAAAAGTTGGAAATTAATGGAACAggataaattaataatagaaacatgattataataataacaggaaaaacataaatatgatTAGAGATTCAGTCTAATTTGAGAACATATCGGCAATAATGTCAACTTTCATTTCTAACTTGTTAGGTGGACTAGTTTTAAAGtgctttttaaatatataatatagatttcGTTTCTtatcaattaaaatatgatttggttcagtttgatttgattcataattaaattagattttttcATTTAGAAATACTACCATCAACAAATTAGTTTACCAGCGTTGAAATACCATCTTCCTCTTCCATTTCTTCTCccatctttttcttgttttcacaTCTCTCtttactcttcttcttcttcttctttttcgtcttcttttttctcccacttttatttattacagTGTGGAGATCTTCCTTTACTTTTGTATGAAATTATATGTCAATATTTAGTTTACTTGTAGAGTTGAGGAAATATTGTAATTGTTGTCAACTAGTTTGATTAGGATTTAATTGTGTAAATACGAAacttttagtttcctaattttttatttaggttgtgtatatatctataataatattcaataacTAGCATGTAGAAAAGAAGAATTCAATTTTCTCATCATCTAACTCAAATTAAGGGTTAATTAGACATTTTATGATATAGCTTAAGGGGTAATTGTTTAGAAGAAAAGTTATGGGACTAAATTGAAATTCATAGGTGTTTGTTCACAAGTCATACCTGGAACTGCTGTGGGACAAACCAGAAGTTGATAAATTGGAAAGGTATCCATAGTTGCCAATTAACAAGAACAGAAGAAATCCACTCCTTCAAAACAGAAGTTCCACATAAACAAGGAAAATGCGAACAAGTAAATAGAAAAGGTAAGAAAAAGAACTGCTCATTAAGCTGATATCAAAAAAACCTTAAATACCACCTGTTGAAGCTTTGGTACAATTTGTGAAGCCCTTCCCTCTAGTGTCATCAATGTAGATAAGAAAACTCCGATAAATAtgggagaaaaaagaaactgcAGCAATATTGCACTAGCACAATAAGTACCAATAGTGCGATTGTCATATGAAACCCTCATGGACTTCCAGTCATTTCATTTAAAACACGAAGAAAATAGAAGGTTACCTGATCAAGCAGAAGGCGCAAAAATGCACCTGATGCTCCTGGCAATTTTACCAATTTGCTTAGATACAAATACCTAAAAAACAGTGTGTAAATGAAAGCTCATGGATAAAGCATATGCATGAACTGATAActgattgtttatttttacaaatGTGAAATGATCATGGTTTTGTCCAGTACATCTGGTGGCATAAACATATCCAGTATACCTAAGAATTAGATAACCCAAGATCATAACCATAAAAGATGAAAGAACGAGTTCCATAGACTTCTAAATAAATCTTTGCACATGCAAATCCTGATTGGCATGCAGGCATTACCACTGACACCATgtcatcaacaaaaataaatataacaaaaagcaAGTAAAAATAAAGGCATgcttataagaaaattttaacaaGTATTTATAGATTATAATTACAATCTTTACCAAATATTTATAGTTACATAAATCTAAACTGATGTAAATTAGGTAAAAAACTTGAGGCAATTGCATTGAAAATATTGCTGTTTTGCATGGCTTCTAAAGTCTTACCAGAAGTGCAATGTTGGACCAACCAAAATCAGCCCCAACAAAGTAAAAAGGAATGTCCTTTTCAGGTCTGGTGACGGTGCTTGATCAATCCAAATCTGATGCAAATAATTTAGAATTCAACAAAATGCtgcttttaattaaatatgttatGGCAAGAACCAGTAGAATCCCATTAAGATAAACGAAGTAATAAACAGCAATGCCAAATATGTTAGGAAACATGAAatttagcaaaaataaatcaaaacaaataaaaaataaattaagagagACGCACCACTTTAATACTTCACATTAATGAAAAATCTAGAATTTACCTGGCAAATTAGATCTCCTATTAATGTAAGAAATGCAGATGTCAGCGCTTTTATTGACACAGGATACCTTGCTAGAAGAGCCAAGTACCTATGATAAGACAATAACAATTATACCATAGTCTAGTGATAATCTtacttttgattttaaatatattgagGAGAAATGAAAGTATTAGCTCTCTTCATCACATTCATTACTCAGACCAATGTAAAAAGCAAGTGTATAAAACCCTAATGCAAAAAAGTGAAgtattaaaagtcaaatatgtTTTACTTGGTAATACAACTAAtgattcataaataataaatatttacacTTTTTTCCTCATCCCCCTTTAATTTTCCAAGTTTAGGAGGCTAACCCCAACGTTAGCACTATGCAAACTTTACATCCCACCCTGTCAAAGCTGGCCCCCGAAAGCCACTGCATATTGTTAAATTAGACAAATTATGGGGATGATGCTTCCATCATCCACGGATGCACCCCCACCCATTCCCCAGGGATCACAAACAAATGTTAAATCTCAACTCTCTGCAAGATATATATTAGCCAAGGCCAGTTATACATGATTATTTAGAGTTGATATAGCTCAGTTCCCTAGTGTAATTTATATCAGTTGTCTAAAACATGAATCAAAAACCAAAGAATAAATCTACTGACTCCTTTGACTCCATTGTTAGCTTATTATCAAAACCACTGCATATTGGAACAAACCAAAAAGAAGTAGCCTTGAACGAATCCAATTCGTTCAGATACATAATTCAACCAAGCCAAAGACTAAAGATAATTAATGGTGTTTAATGTGAAAGTGAGCAATTACAAGTAGACGGTGCATATACGCcggaagaaaaacaaagaaaagaagacAAAAGCTACCCAATGTTACAAACAACCACAATCCTGGTTTGAAAGGAGACCTAACTTCTTAATGGACCAACAAGTTCCTAAATCTAAAACCAGTTAGAGGACTTGTATACTATTTCGACCTGCGTTAGCAACAATACAGTCACTAATTTccagaacaaaaaatatattcataatgaGAAGTCAAAAATTCAACTAGCCATACGAGATATTCAACTCAAAAAGGAATCATTTTAGGACCTCCAACGCTTAAATTGACAAGCAAGCTAACTATAATGGCAAATGAAAAGGTTAATAACATGAAAATCAGATGGAGATAGGTTACCATGAAAGCAAAGACCAGTTGTTTTCACCACCGTCACTTCCACTACCATTATCCCCATCACCAGAACCGCCATATCCACCACCACCAGCAGCTCCGGCCGATCCACCATCAGAAGCCGCAGCAGAAAGTAGAAAACGACCACGAACAAGTTGCCCCCATTCAATTCCTGGACAATTAAAATCTTTGTACGCAGTTCCCTGACCATAGTTGAGAAGACTAGAGGAAGAACGGCACAGGGAACAGCTCCTCCTTAACTCCCTTGTCTGAATTGGGATTGGAGGAAGCAAAAGTCCAGTCGACTGACCAGAATGCAAAACAGTAGGGCGCACGAAACGGTATAAGAGTGGTGATTTACGTGCAACTGGTAATGAACAGTTTGCCGCCATCTTTGCTTTCAATTTTTAGGGCTGCAGGAAGGCCTAAATTTCTactttatctttcttttctttttttgcaatCCATCTCCTTTTATCctttcaataatataataattatgatgatgatggaaaaaTACTCTTTCCCCCCACTTTttccaatataaatatttttaaatcttttttttttttctaattaaaaagacagttctaaaataattaacctCATTATATGACTTAACATATTCCCTATTGCATTTTGCCCTCCCACATAGAATTGAAAAGTTACAGGTGGTGGAATAACaatattccattttctttttctagcaATGTACATTCCATCCCACCAATTACGGGTTTAATTAAGTcccaaaaaaaatgtttaggGTTTTAATGTatggccaaaaaacaaaattgaaagaagaaaaaaagcatTTAGATAGAGCCGCATGCTTATTCGAGTTCAGTCACCTCTTGAGGCAGGTAACCTTGACTATGTAAATGGTCAGTCACCTCTGTTTCAGTCACCTTTAGTGGCAGGCAACCTTGATTATCCGaattttcttttgggttttaattatatatatatatatatatatatttttttttttatggttgtgCTATTTAcaccatttaaattaataatactcatatgtaacttttaaaattaaaaaatttaaattaattaatttaaatttcatatggTTTATATGTAATTtccctaataataataataataataataacaccaaCTAACCCTAACCAACAGACAAAAATCAATATCATTTAGGGGCCATCAATACACAGAGTATACATGTGATAAGTCCATTTTACCGTACGATTGTTGGCTGATGCCCGACGAAGAAACTGAGAATTCCCGAAGAACTCATtcacaacaagaaaaaattCCCGGAGAGCTCCAGATAACTAAGAGTGGTAGCATCGTCAATCACAGCATGCCTATACCTTTGCCCCTAAACCTTTCCCTTATTCAGTCGGAAAATTGATTGGAATCCTCGAAGTTTATGTATTTCAGGTCTGTCAACCTGCTCCTGTCTTATAATCCTCTAGAAGCGAATAGAATTATTAGATTCTG is a window from the Ziziphus jujuba cultivar Dongzao chromosome 11, ASM3175591v1 genome containing:
- the LOC107431524 gene encoding protein sym-1, which encodes MAANCSLPVARKSPLLYRFVRPTVLHSGQSTGLLLPPIPIQTRELRRSCSLCRSSSSLLNYGQGTAYKDFNCPGIEWGQLVRGRFLLSAAASDGGSAGAAGGGGYGGSGDGDNGSGSDGGENNWSLLSWYLALLARYPVSIKALTSAFLTLIGDLICQIWIDQAPSPDLKRTFLFTLLGLILVGPTLHFWYLYLSKLVKLPGASGAFLRLLLDQFLFSPIFIGVFLSTLMTLEGRASQIVPKLQQEWISSVLVNWQLWIPFQFINFWFVPQQFQVLAANFVALIWNVILSFKAHREVLP